In the genome of Alphaproteobacteria bacterium, one region contains:
- a CDS encoding HlyD family efflux transporter periplasmic adaptor subunit → MRWRAWIKKWTRRFLPVVVLGLGVVAFLVLVSTKPELAQREVTEKVWPVRTVAGTVETLQPKLRFFGEIVAGREVELRPLVSGSVIEVGPAFQDGGRVSKGDLLVAIDPFDYDAAVAETTADLAEARARLRELEAEGQAAAAMLEQEITAETLHERDLNRFKSLNARGAASTKAFDDARMALLTASEQVIERRFAIERLDASLARQRAVIQKLQVKAERAGRDLEQTRLTAPFAGYLTDIGTEVGKRLSQNDRVARLIDSRRLEVRFTVGMRQFGELLQGGDLIGRTAEVTWHLRDQAHRYTATVTRTGSEIDAASGGIAVFATVESGESLDLLRPGAFVEIALPGPRYEAVTRLPETAWFDGRIMIVADGRLQARPADLVRHLGNDILIRSDLKGGEAVLVTPIPGADTGLSVTIVGEDG, encoded by the coding sequence ATGCGATGGCGCGCGTGGATCAAGAAATGGACCCGGCGGTTCCTGCCCGTGGTGGTGTTGGGACTTGGGGTCGTCGCGTTTCTGGTGCTGGTCTCGACCAAGCCGGAACTGGCGCAGCGTGAGGTCACCGAAAAGGTCTGGCCCGTGCGCACGGTTGCCGGGACGGTCGAAACCCTCCAGCCAAAGCTGCGGTTTTTCGGCGAGATCGTCGCCGGGCGCGAGGTGGAGTTGCGGCCCCTCGTCAGCGGCAGCGTTATCGAAGTCGGCCCCGCCTTCCAGGACGGCGGCCGGGTGAGCAAGGGCGACCTGCTGGTGGCCATCGACCCGTTCGACTATGACGCGGCCGTGGCGGAGACCACCGCCGACCTGGCCGAGGCCCGTGCCCGCCTGCGCGAACTGGAAGCGGAAGGGCAGGCTGCCGCCGCCATGCTGGAGCAGGAAATCACCGCGGAGACCCTGCACGAACGCGACCTGAACCGGTTCAAGTCGTTGAATGCGCGCGGGGCCGCCTCGACCAAGGCGTTCGACGATGCCCGCATGGCGTTGCTGACCGCCTCGGAACAGGTGATCGAGCGCCGCTTCGCCATCGAGCGACTGGATGCCAGCCTGGCCCGCCAGCGCGCCGTCATCCAGAAGTTGCAGGTCAAGGCGGAACGGGCCGGCCGCGATCTGGAACAGACCCGCCTCACCGCCCCGTTTGCGGGCTATCTGACCGATATCGGCACCGAAGTCGGCAAGCGTCTGAGCCAGAACGACCGGGTCGCGCGCCTGATCGATTCCCGCCGGCTGGAGGTGCGGTTCACCGTCGGCATGCGCCAGTTCGGCGAACTGCTGCAAGGCGGCGACCTGATCGGCCGCACCGCCGAAGTGACCTGGCATTTGCGCGATCAGGCCCACCGCTACACCGCCACGGTCACCCGCACCGGATCGGAAATCGATGCCGCAAGCGGCGGCATTGCCGTGTTTGCGACGGTCGAGAGTGGCGAGAGCCTCGACCTGCTCCGCCCCGGCGCCTTTGTCGAAATCGCCCTGCCCGGCCCCCGCTACGAGGCCGTCACCCGCCTGCCGGAAACGGCCTGGTTTGACGGGCGCATCATGATCGTTGCCGACGGCCGGCTCCAGGCCCGCCCCGCCGATCTGGTGCGCCATCTGGGCAACGACATCCTGATCCGCAGCGATCTGAAAGGCGGAGAGGCCGTCCTGGTGACGCCCATTCCCGGCGCCGACACCGGCCTATCCGTGACCATTGTCGGCGAGGACGGCTGA
- a CDS encoding efflux RND transporter permease subunit, whose amino-acid sequence MAEPTPAGSGGILSFFARHRTAANLVMIIMLLAGGIGLARMNTQFFPNFGIDMVVTTVQWPGASAADVDANIVQPIDREVRFLDSVKRVVSTSREGSASVLVEFVPGTDMQSALANVETAVAQVTTLPEDSETPEIRRIVRYDTIARLLLSGPVGEAELKRIAKRIRDRLIQRGIDKVDLFGARDEEILVAVDPESLRALDLTAGDVAARIGAASQDLPSGDTGGTVEKQIRSIGLKETAEGVAGIEVVSRASGDKVAVGDIARVSESFDDDGNTAWYRGNRAISLHVQRATSADALATAKILHDTLDELRSDLPPGVTLTVFDEAASLIESRIQLLVNNGIGGLVIVVLVLFVFLNTRVALWVAAGIPTALFGAMGVMLLTGQSINMVSLFGMILVLGIVVDDAIVVGEHAEMQRGRGLDGLSAAELGAQRMAAPVLASILTTIAAFLPMFVIGDIIGTIIRAIPMVVVAALVCSMIECFFVLPGHLRHALAGNPATMLPVRAKFNRAFDAFRDGWFRRLVRLGLAQRYTTLALALALLVASVGLIAGGRVGFTFFPTPEVDVVYGNMKLVPGSSREAVRDGLLKIEAAAYEAAAELSPDRPLIHTSAAFVGTHLGADGPGGVAQGQTYGSVFLQLIPSEERDIRTPQFVAAWKRHLPPVADMESLTFPPVGAGPPGREIDIRLFDGEPAVLKRAADEVLALVQSFPGVSDLEDSLPYGKQELVIRLTPAGRALGFTTQSVGRQVRDAFEGAIAKRFARDDEEVKVRVRLDADALANRPLEDVYLRGPTGAEVPLGEVVSTESQRGFATIRREDGFREVAVAGEIDETATTSQALLTALEPGIAQIAKKFGLQYRFAGKAEEQAQTFGDMKIGAITGLALIYIVLAWVFGSYWLPLAVMAIIPFGMIGVSLGHFLLGYDLTFLSMVGMLGLSGILVNDSIVLISTIHRRRQSGMALLDAIEQGTCERLRAVLLTSLTTIGGLTPLMFETSTQAQFLIPMAITIVFGLGIATLLVLVLVPALVAVGADIGRLAAAVTGRSRPAEPPPATPTPRVRPT is encoded by the coding sequence TTGGCGGAACCCACACCCGCCGGTTCGGGCGGTATTCTCAGCTTTTTCGCCCGGCACCGGACCGCCGCCAATCTGGTGATGATCATCATGCTGCTGGCCGGCGGGATCGGGCTCGCGCGGATGAACACCCAGTTCTTCCCCAATTTCGGCATCGACATGGTGGTGACCACCGTGCAGTGGCCCGGCGCCAGTGCCGCCGACGTCGACGCCAACATCGTCCAACCCATCGACCGCGAGGTGCGGTTTCTCGACAGCGTCAAACGCGTGGTCTCGACCTCGCGAGAGGGCTCGGCCAGCGTGCTGGTGGAGTTCGTGCCCGGCACCGACATGCAATCGGCGCTCGCCAATGTCGAAACCGCCGTCGCCCAGGTCACCACCCTGCCGGAAGACAGCGAGACGCCGGAAATCCGCCGCATCGTCCGCTACGACACCATCGCCCGCCTGCTGCTGTCCGGCCCGGTCGGCGAAGCGGAGTTGAAGCGGATCGCCAAGCGTATCCGCGACCGGCTGATCCAGCGCGGCATCGACAAGGTCGACCTGTTCGGCGCGCGCGACGAGGAAATCCTGGTCGCGGTCGACCCGGAATCCCTGCGCGCGCTCGATCTGACGGCCGGCGACGTGGCGGCCCGCATCGGCGCGGCCAGCCAGGATTTGCCGTCCGGCGACACCGGCGGCACGGTCGAAAAGCAAATCCGCTCCATCGGCCTGAAAGAGACCGCCGAGGGCGTCGCCGGCATCGAGGTGGTCTCGCGCGCCAGCGGCGACAAGGTGGCGGTGGGCGACATCGCCCGGGTGAGCGAGTCGTTCGACGACGACGGCAACACTGCATGGTACCGGGGCAACCGGGCGATCAGCCTGCACGTGCAACGCGCCACCTCGGCCGACGCGCTGGCGACCGCGAAAATCCTGCACGACACCCTCGACGAGTTGCGGAGCGACCTGCCGCCCGGCGTGACGCTGACCGTGTTCGACGAGGCCGCCAGCCTGATCGAAAGCCGCATCCAGTTGCTGGTGAACAACGGCATTGGCGGCCTGGTGATCGTCGTGCTGGTGCTGTTCGTGTTCCTCAACACGCGGGTCGCGCTGTGGGTGGCCGCCGGCATCCCGACCGCCCTGTTCGGCGCCATGGGCGTCATGCTGCTGACCGGGCAGAGCATCAACATGGTCAGCCTGTTCGGCATGATCCTGGTGCTGGGCATCGTCGTCGACGACGCCATCGTCGTCGGCGAACATGCGGAGATGCAGCGCGGCCGCGGCCTCGACGGCCTGAGCGCGGCCGAACTGGGCGCGCAGCGAATGGCGGCGCCGGTGCTGGCCTCGATCCTGACCACCATCGCCGCCTTCCTGCCGATGTTCGTCATCGGCGACATCATCGGCACCATCATTCGCGCCATCCCGATGGTGGTGGTCGCCGCCCTCGTCTGTTCGATGATCGAGTGTTTTTTCGTGCTGCCGGGGCATTTGCGCCACGCGCTGGCCGGCAATCCCGCCACCATGCTGCCGGTGCGGGCCAAGTTCAACCGGGCGTTCGACGCCTTCCGCGACGGGTGGTTCCGCCGGCTGGTGCGCCTGGGGCTCGCGCAGCGCTACACCACGCTCGCCCTGGCCCTGGCCTTGCTGGTCGCCTCGGTCGGCCTGATCGCCGGCGGGCGGGTCGGCTTCACCTTCTTCCCGACCCCCGAGGTCGACGTGGTCTACGGCAACATGAAGCTGGTGCCCGGCTCCAGCCGCGAGGCGGTGCGCGACGGCCTGCTGAAGATCGAGGCGGCCGCCTACGAGGCCGCGGCCGAACTCTCGCCCGACCGGCCGCTGATCCACACCAGCGCGGCCTTCGTCGGCACGCATCTGGGGGCGGACGGTCCGGGCGGCGTCGCCCAGGGCCAGACCTATGGCTCGGTCTTCCTGCAATTGATCCCGTCGGAAGAGCGCGACATCCGCACGCCGCAATTCGTCGCCGCCTGGAAGCGGCATCTGCCGCCCGTGGCCGACATGGAAAGCCTGACCTTCCCGCCGGTCGGCGCCGGCCCGCCGGGACGGGAGATCGACATCCGCCTGTTCGACGGCGAGCCGGCGGTGCTGAAGCGGGCGGCGGACGAGGTGCTGGCGCTGGTTCAATCCTTCCCCGGCGTGTCCGACCTGGAGGACAGCCTGCCCTATGGCAAGCAGGAGCTGGTGATCCGCCTGACGCCGGCAGGCCGCGCCCTGGGCTTCACCACCCAGAGCGTCGGCCGCCAGGTGCGCGACGCGTTCGAGGGCGCCATCGCCAAGCGATTCGCCCGCGACGACGAGGAGGTGAAGGTAAGGGTGCGGCTGGACGCCGACGCGCTCGCCAACCGTCCGCTGGAAGACGTGTACCTGCGCGGGCCGACCGGCGCGGAGGTTCCGCTCGGCGAGGTGGTCAGCACCGAATCCCAGCGCGGATTCGCCACCATCCGCCGCGAGGACGGCTTCCGCGAAGTGGCCGTGGCCGGCGAAATCGACGAGACCGCCACCACCAGCCAGGCCCTGCTGACGGCGCTGGAGCCCGGCATCGCGCAGATCGCCAAGAAATTCGGCCTGCAATACCGGTTCGCCGGCAAGGCGGAGGAGCAGGCCCAGACCTTCGGCGACATGAAAATCGGCGCGATCACGGGCCTGGCGCTGATCTATATCGTGCTGGCCTGGGTGTTCGGCAGCTATTGGTTGCCGCTGGCGGTGATGGCGATCATTCCGTTCGGGATGATCGGTGTCAGCCTGGGGCATTTCCTGCTGGGCTATGACCTGACCTTCCTCTCCATGGTCGGCATGCTGGGGCTTTCGGGAATTTTGGTGAACGACTCGATTGTGCTAATTTCAACCATTCATCGCCGCCGGCAATCCGGCATGGCTTTGCTGGACGCGATCGAGCAAGGGACGTGCGAACGGTTGCGGGCGGTGCTGCTGACCTCTCTCACTACCATTGGTGGCCTGACGCCTTTGATGTTCGAAACCAGCACCCAAGCGCAATTCCTGATCCCGATGGCCATCACCATCGTCTTTGGCCTCGGCATCGCCACGCTGCTGGTGCTGGTGTTGGTGCCGGCCCTGGTGGCCGTCGGCGCCGATATCGGCCGGCTGGCCGCCGCCGTCACGGGACGGTCGCGGCCGGCGGAACCGCCGCCTGCCACCCCGACACCCCGGGTGCGGCCGACATGA
- a CDS encoding adenylate/guanylate cyclase domain-containing protein: MSEEGLRHTIADWIMEAALGGTDMSQLVEGTANHLLGIGVPLARTHVTFRTLHPAFESVSLIWRRGQSVSAQEFVHGLGTTDSWKRSPFAYMIEHKLRQVRRPLVGDSALLDFPVLEDLLAEGFTDYFAMVIPFDTNGQGLLGNRPDGIATSWVTDRVGGFSDSHIGALQNAVPRLAVVCKLVIREQISRNVADTYLGKSAGRQVLGGHIRLGDYETFDAVAWFADLRDSTGRIERLGIKRYLALLNGFLECTAGAAMAHGGEILAYPGDGVLAIFHDPDPTVAADTALTAAAEARRRLHDVNANLSALGQETLECGLALHRGELAFGNIGTGGRQAFTVIGPTINVVNRLEEMSKHVPCPVLLSGAVAEWLPESALQLEPLGSHHIRGSEHPLAVFGARDNVLLPYKAPPGYTETVLPSAAALLTPA; encoded by the coding sequence ATGAGCGAAGAAGGCCTGCGCCACACCATCGCCGACTGGATCATGGAAGCGGCACTCGGCGGAACCGACATGTCGCAGCTGGTGGAGGGCACCGCCAACCATCTGCTGGGCATCGGCGTGCCGCTGGCCCGCACCCACGTGACCTTCCGCACCCTGCACCCGGCGTTCGAGTCGGTGTCGCTGATCTGGCGGCGGGGCCAGAGCGTCTCGGCCCAGGAATTCGTCCACGGCCTGGGCACGACCGATTCCTGGAAGCGCAGCCCGTTCGCCTACATGATCGAGCACAAGTTGCGCCAGGTGCGTCGCCCCCTGGTGGGCGACAGCGCGTTGCTGGACTTCCCCGTGCTGGAGGATCTGCTGGCCGAGGGCTTCACCGACTACTTCGCCATGGTCATTCCCTTCGACACCAACGGGCAAGGCCTGCTCGGCAACCGCCCGGACGGCATCGCCACCTCATGGGTGACCGACCGGGTGGGCGGATTCTCCGACAGCCATATCGGCGCGCTCCAGAACGCCGTGCCTCGCCTCGCCGTCGTCTGCAAGCTGGTCATTCGCGAGCAGATCTCCCGCAATGTCGCCGACACCTATCTGGGCAAAAGCGCCGGGCGTCAGGTGCTGGGCGGGCATATCCGGCTCGGCGATTACGAGACGTTCGACGCCGTCGCCTGGTTTGCCGACCTGCGCGATTCCACCGGCCGCATCGAACGCCTGGGGATCAAGCGTTACCTGGCACTGCTGAACGGCTTTCTCGAATGCACCGCCGGCGCGGCCATGGCCCATGGCGGCGAAATCCTGGCCTATCCGGGCGACGGCGTGCTGGCGATTTTCCACGACCCGGACCCGACGGTCGCGGCCGATACCGCCTTGACCGCCGCGGCGGAAGCCCGGCGCCGGCTGCACGACGTGAACGCCAACCTGAGCGCACTCGGACAGGAAACCCTCGAATGCGGCCTGGCCCTGCATCGGGGCGAACTCGCCTTCGGCAATATCGGAACCGGCGGCCGCCAGGCTTTCACCGTCATCGGGCCGACCATCAACGTCGTCAATCGCCTGGAAGAGATGAGCAAACACGTTCCTTGCCCGGTCCTGCTCTCCGGTGCGGTTGCCGAATGGCTGCCGGAAAGCGCGCTCCAACTGGAGCCGCTCGGTTCCCACCACATTCGCGGCAGCGAGCATCCGCTGGCGGTGTTCGGAGCAAGGGACAATGTGCTGCTGCCCTACAAGGCCCCGCCGGGCTATACCGAAACCGTGCTGCCCTCAGCGGCGGCCCTGCTGACCCCGGCCTGA
- a CDS encoding SDR family oxidoreductase, with product MISLTGQKIFITGAGSGIGAAAARTLAEAGALVIVSDVNADGATATVEAIRAAGGQGEPRVLDVCDPAAILATAEAVTADHGAMDAVVNVAGWDRGQPFMENAPDFIEKIVQLNYLGQVRVCQAFLKPMIAAGRGTVVNIASDAGRVGSMGETVYAGAKGGVIAFTKSLAREMARHGITVNCVAPGPTETPLLADMPEGLQDALKRAIPLRRLGQPQDIANAILFFASNRASYITGQVLSVSGGLTMNG from the coding sequence ATGATTTCGCTCACCGGTCAGAAAATCTTCATCACCGGGGCCGGTTCCGGCATCGGTGCCGCGGCAGCCAGGACGCTGGCCGAAGCGGGCGCACTCGTCATCGTGAGCGACGTCAATGCCGACGGCGCAACCGCCACCGTCGAGGCCATTCGCGCCGCCGGCGGCCAGGGCGAGCCGCGGGTGCTGGATGTGTGCGACCCCGCCGCCATTCTCGCCACCGCCGAGGCGGTGACCGCCGACCATGGCGCCATGGATGCGGTGGTGAATGTCGCCGGCTGGGACCGCGGCCAGCCCTTCATGGAGAACGCGCCCGACTTCATCGAGAAGATCGTGCAACTCAACTATCTGGGCCAGGTGCGGGTGTGCCAGGCCTTCCTGAAGCCGATGATCGCGGCCGGCCGCGGCACGGTCGTCAACATCGCCAGCGACGCCGGCCGGGTCGGCAGCATGGGCGAGACCGTCTATGCCGGCGCCAAGGGCGGCGTCATCGCCTTCACCAAGTCGCTGGCGCGCGAGATGGCCCGCCACGGCATCACCGTCAACTGCGTCGCCCCCGGCCCGACCGAGACGCCGCTGCTCGCCGACATGCCGGAAGGCTTGCAGGACGCCCTGAAGCGGGCGATCCCGCTGCGCCGCCTCGGCCAGCCGCAGGACATCGCCAACGCCATCCTGTTCTTCGCCAGCAACCGGGCCAGCTACATCACCGGCCAGGTGTTGAGCGTCTCCGGCGGCCTGACGATGAACGGCTAG
- a CDS encoding SURF1 family protein, with protein MRFRRPSVLTIVFSLIAIAAMVSLGVWQLERREWKNSLLAAIAERMTQLPTAMPTAPGPDWQFRHVTVEGAVVGGQWFRFPGHSRNSQVGDLLMLLLRRPDGKLVAVEHGWVPFDAPAPPLPLVLAVEGILREPEKPGWFTPANDPAGNAWYAVDPAAMATAAGLPPADVLPLYLKPRDWQPHLPNDHLQYAITWFSLAGVFVIIFILFHRRRPGRA; from the coding sequence ATGCGATTTCGCCGCCCTTCCGTTCTCACCATAGTCTTCAGCCTGATCGCCATCGCCGCCATGGTGAGCCTCGGCGTCTGGCAGTTGGAACGGCGCGAGTGGAAGAACAGCCTGCTGGCCGCCATCGCCGAGCGCATGACGCAATTGCCGACGGCCATGCCGACCGCGCCCGGCCCCGACTGGCAGTTCCGGCATGTGACGGTGGAGGGGGCGGTGGTCGGCGGCCAGTGGTTCCGCTTCCCCGGCCACAGCCGCAACAGCCAGGTCGGCGACCTGCTGATGCTGCTGCTCCGCCGACCGGACGGCAAGCTGGTCGCGGTCGAGCATGGCTGGGTGCCGTTCGACGCCCCGGCCCCGCCCCTGCCCCTGGTCCTGGCCGTGGAGGGCATTCTGCGCGAGCCGGAAAAGCCGGGCTGGTTCACGCCCGCCAACGACCCCGCCGGCAATGCCTGGTATGCGGTCGATCCTGCCGCCATGGCCACCGCCGCGGGCCTTCCTCCGGCCGACGTGCTGCCGCTTTATCTGAAGCCCCGGGACTGGCAACCGCATTTGCCGAACGACCATCTGCAATACGCCATCACCTGGTTCTCGCTGGCCGGCGTGTTCGTCATCATCTTCATCCTGTTCCATCGGCGGAGGCCGGGCCGCGCATGA
- a CDS encoding carboxypeptidase M32 — translation MTPYDTLTHAFARTAKLNTAARKLGWDQRVMMPPGGAADRGEELATLAALAHEIEAAPRVADALAAVDEGALEPWQAANVREMRRRHAHAAAVPSALVEAGETAAARCEIAWREARRSGDFAALLPLWRPVVATMREKAAAKAEALGVSPYDALMDPYDPGRRSAQVQSLFDDLEPFLRDALPRVLERQAREPAPRLPPGPFPAEKQRELGRRLMAAVGYDFRHGRLDDTIHPFSTGSRDDARVTARWDEADFTSGLMAVLHETGHALYTRGKNRDWGWQPVASHRGMTLHESQSLCLEMQVGRSRAFTGVWAPMAREVFSGDGPLWDADNLYRWATRVEPGFIRVDADAVTYPLHIILRFRLEQHLVDGSLDPADVPEAWNAEMQRLLGVTPPNLSLGCLQDMHWYDGAFGYFPTYSLGAMAAAQLFQAAEKAEPGLHDALAKGDAGPVVAWMRAHVHAVGCLYEPDELLATATGSPLSVDAFKRHIRTRYLDGA, via the coding sequence ATGACCCCCTACGACACTCTCACCCACGCCTTTGCCCGCACCGCCAAGCTGAACACCGCCGCGCGCAAGCTCGGCTGGGACCAGCGGGTGATGATGCCGCCGGGCGGTGCCGCCGACCGGGGCGAGGAACTGGCCACGCTGGCCGCCCTCGCCCACGAGATCGAGGCCGCGCCACGGGTGGCCGACGCCCTGGCGGCTGTCGACGAAGGCGCGCTGGAGCCCTGGCAGGCCGCGAATGTGCGCGAGATGCGCCGCCGCCACGCCCACGCCGCCGCGGTGCCCTCCGCCCTGGTCGAGGCCGGCGAGACCGCCGCCGCCCGCTGCGAGATCGCCTGGCGCGAGGCGCGCCGCAGCGGCGACTTCGCGGCCCTGCTGCCGCTCTGGCGCCCGGTCGTCGCGACCATGCGCGAGAAGGCCGCCGCCAAGGCGGAGGCGCTGGGCGTTTCGCCCTATGACGCGCTCATGGACCCCTACGACCCCGGCCGTCGCTCCGCCCAGGTGCAAAGCCTGTTCGACGACCTGGAGCCCTTCCTCCGCGATGCCCTGCCCAGGGTGCTGGAGCGCCAGGCCCGCGAACCCGCGCCGCGCTTGCCGCCCGGCCCGTTCCCGGCGGAGAAGCAACGCGAACTCGGCCGCCGCCTGATGGCCGCGGTCGGCTATGATTTCCGGCATGGCCGCCTCGACGATACCATCCACCCGTTCTCGACCGGCTCCCGCGACGACGCCCGCGTCACCGCCCGCTGGGACGAGGCCGACTTCACCTCCGGCCTGATGGCGGTGCTGCATGAGACCGGGCACGCGCTCTACACCCGCGGCAAGAACCGCGACTGGGGCTGGCAGCCGGTCGCCTCGCACCGCGGCATGACCCTGCACGAAAGCCAGTCGCTCTGCCTGGAAATGCAGGTCGGTCGCTCCCGCGCCTTTACCGGCGTCTGGGCACCGATGGCGCGCGAGGTGTTCAGCGGCGACGGCCCGCTCTGGGATGCCGACAACCTCTACCGCTGGGCGACGCGGGTGGAGCCGGGCTTCATCCGGGTCGATGCCGACGCGGTCACCTACCCGCTGCATATCATCCTGCGCTTCCGCCTGGAGCAGCACCTGGTCGACGGCTCGCTGGACCCGGCGGACGTGCCGGAGGCCTGGAATGCGGAGATGCAGCGCCTGCTGGGCGTCACGCCGCCGAACCTTTCGCTCGGCTGCCTGCAGGACATGCACTGGTACGACGGCGCGTTCGGCTATTTCCCCACCTACAGCCTGGGCGCCATGGCGGCCGCGCAACTGTTCCAGGCAGCGGAAAAGGCCGAACCCGGCCTGCACGACGCCCTCGCCAAGGGCGATGCCGGGCCGGTCGTCGCCTGGATGCGTGCCCATGTGCATGCGGTCGGCTGCCTCTACGAGCCGGACGAACTGCTTGCCACGGCCACCGGCAGCCCGCTCTCGGTCGACGCCTTCAAACGGCATATCCGGACGCGCTACCTGGACGGCGCTTGA
- a CDS encoding threonine synthase, translated as MRYISTRGQAPSLGFADVTLAGLASDGGLYVPESWPRVSAETQRVWRNLSYPDLAVELMRPFLGGEISDAAFARMVHEAYATFEHPAVAPLHQLDANLWLQELFHGPTLAFKDVALQLLGRLFDHILAERGRRITIVGATSGDTGSAAIEACRDRDAIDIFILFPQGRVSPVQQRQMTTVASGNVHCIAVDGTFDDCQDLVKALFADTGFRDEVNLSAVNSINWARVMAQTVYYAFAALQLGAPDRSIDVAVPTGNFGNIFAAYGVKQMGFPIERLIVGSNRNDILTRFFQADDMSLRAVEPSLSPSMDIQVSSNVERLLFDLYDRDGRATAEALAELRANGRLALGENRHAAAKATFSAASFDDAATLAGIARWRQQAGYTLDPHSAVGVLAAEACAPERPRPLVVGATAHPAKFPDAVERATGQRPPLPDRLADLFERPERLTDLPNDLGALQTLVRERRRG; from the coding sequence ATGCGCTATATCTCGACCCGCGGCCAGGCGCCGAGCCTGGGCTTTGCCGATGTCACCCTCGCCGGCCTCGCCAGCGACGGCGGCCTCTATGTGCCGGAGTCCTGGCCCCGGGTTTCGGCCGAGACCCAGCGCGTCTGGCGCAATCTCTCCTATCCCGACCTGGCCGTCGAACTGATGCGCCCCTTCCTGGGCGGCGAGATTTCGGATGCCGCCTTCGCGCGCATGGTCCACGAGGCCTACGCCACGTTCGAGCACCCGGCCGTCGCACCGCTGCACCAGCTCGACGCCAATCTCTGGCTGCAAGAGCTGTTTCACGGGCCCACCCTGGCGTTCAAGGATGTGGCGCTGCAACTGCTGGGCCGCCTGTTCGACCACATCCTGGCCGAGCGCGGCCGGCGCATCACCATTGTCGGCGCCACCTCCGGCGACACCGGCTCCGCCGCCATCGAGGCCTGCCGCGACCGCGACGCCATCGACATTTTCATCCTGTTCCCCCAGGGCCGCGTCTCGCCGGTACAGCAGCGCCAGATGACGACGGTTGCCAGCGGCAATGTCCATTGCATCGCCGTCGACGGCACGTTCGACGACTGCCAGGACCTGGTGAAAGCGCTGTTCGCCGACACGGGCTTCCGCGACGAGGTCAACCTGTCGGCCGTCAACTCGATCAACTGGGCCCGCGTCATGGCCCAGACGGTCTATTACGCCTTCGCCGCCCTGCAACTGGGCGCGCCGGACCGGAGCATCGACGTCGCCGTGCCCACCGGCAATTTCGGCAACATTTTCGCCGCCTATGGCGTGAAACAGATGGGCTTCCCCATCGAACGCCTGATCGTCGGCTCGAACCGGAACGACATTCTGACCCGCTTCTTCCAGGCCGACGACATGAGCCTGCGCGCGGTCGAGCCCAGCCTGTCGCCGTCCATGGACATCCAGGTTTCGTCGAACGTGGAGCGCCTGTTGTTCGACCTCTACGACCGCGACGGCCGCGCCACGGCGGAGGCACTGGCAGAACTGCGCGCCAATGGCCGCCTGGCGCTGGGCGAGAACCGCCACGCCGCCGCCAAGGCCACGTTCAGCGCCGCCAGCTTCGATGACGCGGCGACGCTGGCCGGCATCGCCCGCTGGCGCCAGCAGGCGGGCTACACGCTCGACCCGCACTCCGCCGTCGGCGTGCTCGCGGCCGAGGCCTGCGCCCCCGAGCGACCGCGCCCGCTCGTGGTCGGCGCCACCGCCCACCCGGCCAAATTCCCGGACGCGGTGGAGCGGGCCACCGGCCAGCGCCCGCCCCTGCCCGACCGCCTCGCCGACCTGTTCGAGCGGCCGGAGCGGCTCACGGACCTGCCCAACGACCTGGGCGCGTTGCAGACCCTGGTGCGCGAACGCCGCCGCGGCTGA